Proteins encoded by one window of Toxotes jaculatrix isolate fToxJac2 chromosome 22, fToxJac2.pri, whole genome shotgun sequence:
- the LOC121176299 gene encoding leucine-rich repeat neuronal protein 3, giving the protein MKDVSFVDRLFVGLAMASFVVATEERPDCPKLCVCEIRPWFSPSSVYMEAQTVDCNDLGLFSLPEKLPVGTQVLLLQTNNVAKIDKPLDYLANITEIDLSQNNLSSISDVHLGNLPQLLSLHMEENWIRELPEQCLAEVANLQELYMNHNLISSISSMAFHGLSNLVRLHLNSNKLIAINKEWFDPMPNLEILMIGENPVLSIDDMNFKPLSNLRSLVLTRMNLSQLPDDALAGLDNLESISFYDNIFPEVPHSALRNVKNLKFLDLNKNPITRIQRGDFVDMLHLKELGINSMPELVSIDSFALNNLPELTKIEATNNPKLSYIHPNAFYKLPRLETLMLNGNALSALHRITVESLPNLREVSMHSNPIRCDCVVRWMNMNKTNIRFMEPDSLYCVEPPEYEGQHVRQVHFREMMEICLPLISPESMPGHIKAQNGSSVSLHCRAFAEPEPDIYWITPSGTRVLPNTVSDKFYMHPEGTFDIYDITENEAGLYTCVAHNLVGADLKSVSVEVNGYFPQSANGSLNVIVKTVETNSILVSWKAGPGTLAPNIKWYTLSDANHPTTAFTTRVPSDVQVYNLTHLSPATHYKVCVDVRSIHYNHDTKCVNVTTKGLELAAKDAEKWDAAVITVFGVLLAVISVACLLIYVSLRNHHLYGDIRKCNSKASLTPVEATGMHSPFFTKLWVSGKGLPSGVEVKATVINVSDNAF; this is encoded by the coding sequence ATGAAGGACGTATCATTCGTGGATCGTCTCTTCGTCGGCTTGGCCATGGCCTCTTTTGTTGTGGCCACTGAGGAGAGGCCTGATTGCCCGAAGCTCTGTGTATGTGAGATTAGACCCTGGTTTTCTCCCAGTTCTGTGTACATGGAGGCGCAGACAGTTGACTGTAATGACTTGGGACTCTTTAGTCTGCCAGAAAAACTACCTGTGGGCACACAAGTACTATTACTGCAAACAAACAATGTTGCCAAGATTGACAAACCCTTGGATTACCTGGCCAACATCACAGAGATCGATTTATCGCAAAACAACTTATCCTCTATCAGCGACGTCCATCTGGGGAACCTCCCTCAGCTGCTCTCCCTTCACATGGAGGAGAATTGGATACGAGAGTTGCCTGAACAATGTCTGGCAGAGGTGGCTAACCTTCAGGAGCTCTACATGAATCACAACCTCATCTCCTCCATTTCCTCAATGGCTTTCCACGGTCTCAGCAACCTTGTGCGGCTCCACCTCAATTCTAACAAGCTGATAGCCATTAACAAAGAGTGGTTCGACCCCATGCCAAATCTGGAGATCTTGATGATTGGTGAGAATCCAGTTCTTTCTATTGATGATATGAACTTCAAACCCCTCAGTAATCTCCGCAGTCTTGTTCTTACCAGAATGAACTTGTCTCAGCTTCCTGACGATGCACTGGCTGGTCTTGATAACTTAGAGAGCATATCATTCTATGATAATATTTTCCCTGAGGTGCCTCATTCTGCcctgagaaatgtaaaaaacCTTAAGTTTCTGGATCTAAATAAAAACCCCATAACGAGGATACAGAGAGGAGACTTTGTGGATATGCTGCATTTGAAGGAACTAGGGATTAATAGCATGCCAGAGCTAGTTTCCATCGACAGCTTTGCCCTCAATAACCTCCCTGAGCTGACCAAAATAGAAGCCACTAACAATCCTAAACTCTCCTACATCCACCCTAATGCTTTCTACAAACTACCGCGGCTGGAAACCTTAATGCTAAATGGCAATGCGCTCAGTGCCCTCCACAGGATTACTGTTGAGTCCCTCCCAAATCTCAGAGAAGTTAGTATGCACAGCAACCCCATCCGCTGTGACTGCGTTGTGCGCTGGATGAACATGAACAAGACCAATATTCGCTTCATGGAGCCAGATTCACTCTACTGTGTGGAGCCTCCGGAGTATGAGGGGCAGCATGTCCGACAGGTGCACTTCAGGGAGATGATGGAGATTTGTCTGCCACTCATCTCTCCCGAAAGCATGCCTGGGCATATTAAAGCACAGAACGGGAGCTCAGTGTCACTCCATTGTCGGGCCTTTGCTGAACCGGAGCCGGACATCTATTGGATCACCCCGTCTGGTACCAGAGTCCTGCCTAACACCGTCTCTGACAAGTTCTATATGCACCCAGAGGGAACTTTTGACATCTATGAcataacagaaaatgaagctGGACTTTACACTTGTGTTGCCCATAATCTGGTTGGAGCTGATCTGAAATCAGTTTCAGTAGAGGTGAATGGATATTTTCCCCAATCTGCAAATGGGTCTCTGAACGTCATAGTCAAAACAGTGGAGACAAACTCCATCCTGGTTTCCTGGAAGGCCGGCCCCGGCACCTTGGCTCCCAACATTAAATGGTACACTCTATCAGACGCCAACCATCCCACTACAGCCTTTACCACCAGGGTTCCTTCTGACGTTCAGGTCTACAACCTCACCCATCTCAGCCCCGCCACTCACTACAAAGTATGTGTGGATGTCCGCAGCATCCACTACAATCATGACACCAAATGTGTCAATGTCACCACTAAGGGATTAGAGCTGGCAGCCAAGGACGCAGAAAAATGGGACGCAGCAGTAATCACTGTCTTTGGTGTGCTCTTGGCTGTGATTTCAGTGGCCTGTCTGCTTATTTATGTGTCTCTGAGGAACCACCACCTTTACGGGGATATAAGGAAATGCAACTCCAAAGCTTCGCTGACGCCAGTGGAAGCTACCGGTATGCACTCTCCTTTCTTTACAAAGCTGTGGGTTTCGGGTAAGGGACTGCCAAGTGGAGTGGAAGTGAAAGCCACAGTCATAAATGTATCTGACAATGCCTTTTAA